A genomic stretch from Coffea arabica cultivar ET-39 chromosome 10c, Coffea Arabica ET-39 HiFi, whole genome shotgun sequence includes:
- the LOC113714641 gene encoding indole-3-acetic acid-amido synthetase GH3.17-like isoform X1, protein MNRDRRKQLPVSLIIGQPWQLHCSLVPASLSSSRQKLGLKGFIFCKILRWYHSAIKIFPDTEAGSRILEDITSNAGHIQEQVLEEILTKNASTDYLKGFLNGHSDKGLFKNKVPVVDYEDIKIYIDRIALDGEPSRILTNESITELLKSSGTSGGKQKWIPKTAEEGERRAFICCLRDTVLNRYLQGLSDGKALLFVLINPDIHTPGGLVLRTASESEIKNRKDRYPQFILCEDTNQSLYSQLLCGLVQRDAIVSVGTFFASGLLRIIKFFEEHWQEMSSNIRTGQISAWITDPNCKRAVSLILSKQMPDLADSIDLVCQEKSWEGIIKKIWPRTKYVLATITGSMAQYIPALEFYTGGLPVVSSLYGSSEAFFGINMKPLCSPYDVSYTFIPNMAYYEFLPIDNHQDPNCTNRKDAHLKDHIVDLANVKIGQHYELLVTTFTGLYRYRMEDILLVTGFHNSTPQFKFVQRTNVVLSIHTDKTTEQDLQKAVAIAMQILQPLGFFLLDYSSYADTSSIPGHYVLFWELQLRPNDDTPELDQVKMEKCCSLVEQSLDQKYKWLRNQSISAIGPLEIRVVKQGTFNVLMDFYVSQGTSLNQYKTPKNIKSEKAIVILDSRVVGKFYSREVPNQDS, encoded by the exons ATGAATAGGGACCGACGCAAACAACTTCCTGTATCACTGATAATTGGTCAACCTTGGCAGCTTCACTGTTCCCTAGTGCCTGCATCACTGAGTAGCAGTCGACAAAAATTAGGTCTCAAGGGCTTCATTTTCTGCAAGATTTTGCGGTGGTATCATAGTGCAATCAAGATTTTTCCAG ATACTGAAGCTGGTTCGAGGATTTTGGAGGATATAACCAGCAATGCTGGTCATATACAAGAACAGGTCCTGGAGGAGATTTTAACTAAAAATGCAAGCACTGATTACTTGAAGGGTTTTCTTAATGGTCACTCTGATAAGGGACTATTCAAGAATAAAGTTCCTGTGGTAGATTATGAAGATATCAAGATTTACATCGATCGAATTGCACTGGATGGAGAGCCATCTCGGATTTTAACTAATGAATCCATTACTGAGCTACTCAAAAG CTCGGGCACTTCAGGTGGGAAGCAAAAGTGGATTCCAAAAACTGCTGAAGAGGGAGAGCGCAGGGCCTTTATTTGTTGTCTCCGTGATACTGTTTTAAACAG GTACCTACAGGGCTTGAGCGATGGGAAAGCGCTGTTATTTGTCCTTATCAACCCGGATATCCACACTCCTGGTGGCTTAGTTTTAAGAACAGCCTCAGAAAGCGAGATAAAGAATAGAAAAGACAGATATCCTCAGTTTATATTGTGTGAAGATACCAATCAGAGCTTGTATAGTCAATTACTTTGTGGCCTTGTGCAGCGAGATGCGATAGTAAGCGTTGGTACTTTTTTCGCCTCGGGTTTGTTAAGGATAATCAAATTTTTTGAGGAACATTGGCAAGAAATGTCTTCCAACATAAGAACTGGACAAATAAGTGCTTGGATCACTGACCCTAACTGCAAAAGGGCTGTCTCCTTGATTTTGAGCAAACAAATGCCGGATTTGGCTGATTCAATTGATCTTGTATGCCAAGAAAAGTCTTGGGAAGGGATAATTAAGAAGATCTGGCCAAGGACCAAGTATGTCCTGGCCACTATTACAGGGTCCATGGCACAATATATCCCTGCACTTGAGTTCTATACGGGTGGGTTACCTGTAGTTTCATCACTTTATGGTTCTTCAGAGGCATTTTTTGGGATAAACATGAAACCCTTGTGCAGTCCTTATGATGTCTCGTATACTTTTATACCAAACATGGCCTACTATGAGTTCTTACCAATTGACAATCATCAAGATCCAAACTGCACCAACAGGAAAGATGCTCATTTGAAAGATCACATTGTGGATCTTGCTAATGTTAAGATTGGCCAACATTACGAACTTCTTGTCACGACCTTTACAG GTTTGTACAGGTACAGAATGGAGGATATTCTCCTGGTGACAGGTTTTCACAATTCCACTCCCCAATTCAAATTTGTACAAAGGACAAATGTGGTTTTGAGTATTCACACAGATAAAACAACTGAACAAGACCTCCAAAAAGCAGTTGCAATAGCAATGCAGATCCTTCAACCACTTGGCTTCTTTCTTTTGGATTACAGTAGCTATGCTGATACATCTTCTATTCCTGGTCACTATGTACTCTTTTGGGAGCTTCAACTCAGACCAAACGATGATACACCTGAACTTGATCAggttaaaatggaaaaatgttgTAGTTTAGTGGAACAATCTCTGGACCAGAAATATAAGTGGCTGAGGAATCAGAGCATCAGTGCCATTGGTCCATTGGAAATTAGAGTTGTGAAACAAGGAACATTCAACGTGCTCATGGACTTTTATGTTTCCCAAGGAACTTCTTTAAACCAGTACAAGACACCTAAGAACATAAAGTCTGAGAAAGCCATTGTAATTCTGGACTCCAGAGTAGTGGGAAAATTTTACAGCAGAGAAGTGCCTAATCAAGACTCGTAG
- the LOC113714641 gene encoding indole-3-acetic acid-amido synthetase GH3.17-like isoform X2: MLPTFDPTDTEAGSRILEDITSNAGHIQEQVLEEILTKNASTDYLKGFLNGHSDKGLFKNKVPVVDYEDIKIYIDRIALDGEPSRILTNESITELLKSSGTSGGKQKWIPKTAEEGERRAFICCLRDTVLNRYLQGLSDGKALLFVLINPDIHTPGGLVLRTASESEIKNRKDRYPQFILCEDTNQSLYSQLLCGLVQRDAIVSVGTFFASGLLRIIKFFEEHWQEMSSNIRTGQISAWITDPNCKRAVSLILSKQMPDLADSIDLVCQEKSWEGIIKKIWPRTKYVLATITGSMAQYIPALEFYTGGLPVVSSLYGSSEAFFGINMKPLCSPYDVSYTFIPNMAYYEFLPIDNHQDPNCTNRKDAHLKDHIVDLANVKIGQHYELLVTTFTGLYRYRMEDILLVTGFHNSTPQFKFVQRTNVVLSIHTDKTTEQDLQKAVAIAMQILQPLGFFLLDYSSYADTSSIPGHYVLFWELQLRPNDDTPELDQVKMEKCCSLVEQSLDQKYKWLRNQSISAIGPLEIRVVKQGTFNVLMDFYVSQGTSLNQYKTPKNIKSEKAIVILDSRVVGKFYSREVPNQDS; this comes from the exons ATGCTGCCAACTTTTGATCCAACAGATACTGAAGCTGGTTCGAGGATTTTGGAGGATATAACCAGCAATGCTGGTCATATACAAGAACAGGTCCTGGAGGAGATTTTAACTAAAAATGCAAGCACTGATTACTTGAAGGGTTTTCTTAATGGTCACTCTGATAAGGGACTATTCAAGAATAAAGTTCCTGTGGTAGATTATGAAGATATCAAGATTTACATCGATCGAATTGCACTGGATGGAGAGCCATCTCGGATTTTAACTAATGAATCCATTACTGAGCTACTCAAAAG CTCGGGCACTTCAGGTGGGAAGCAAAAGTGGATTCCAAAAACTGCTGAAGAGGGAGAGCGCAGGGCCTTTATTTGTTGTCTCCGTGATACTGTTTTAAACAG GTACCTACAGGGCTTGAGCGATGGGAAAGCGCTGTTATTTGTCCTTATCAACCCGGATATCCACACTCCTGGTGGCTTAGTTTTAAGAACAGCCTCAGAAAGCGAGATAAAGAATAGAAAAGACAGATATCCTCAGTTTATATTGTGTGAAGATACCAATCAGAGCTTGTATAGTCAATTACTTTGTGGCCTTGTGCAGCGAGATGCGATAGTAAGCGTTGGTACTTTTTTCGCCTCGGGTTTGTTAAGGATAATCAAATTTTTTGAGGAACATTGGCAAGAAATGTCTTCCAACATAAGAACTGGACAAATAAGTGCTTGGATCACTGACCCTAACTGCAAAAGGGCTGTCTCCTTGATTTTGAGCAAACAAATGCCGGATTTGGCTGATTCAATTGATCTTGTATGCCAAGAAAAGTCTTGGGAAGGGATAATTAAGAAGATCTGGCCAAGGACCAAGTATGTCCTGGCCACTATTACAGGGTCCATGGCACAATATATCCCTGCACTTGAGTTCTATACGGGTGGGTTACCTGTAGTTTCATCACTTTATGGTTCTTCAGAGGCATTTTTTGGGATAAACATGAAACCCTTGTGCAGTCCTTATGATGTCTCGTATACTTTTATACCAAACATGGCCTACTATGAGTTCTTACCAATTGACAATCATCAAGATCCAAACTGCACCAACAGGAAAGATGCTCATTTGAAAGATCACATTGTGGATCTTGCTAATGTTAAGATTGGCCAACATTACGAACTTCTTGTCACGACCTTTACAG GTTTGTACAGGTACAGAATGGAGGATATTCTCCTGGTGACAGGTTTTCACAATTCCACTCCCCAATTCAAATTTGTACAAAGGACAAATGTGGTTTTGAGTATTCACACAGATAAAACAACTGAACAAGACCTCCAAAAAGCAGTTGCAATAGCAATGCAGATCCTTCAACCACTTGGCTTCTTTCTTTTGGATTACAGTAGCTATGCTGATACATCTTCTATTCCTGGTCACTATGTACTCTTTTGGGAGCTTCAACTCAGACCAAACGATGATACACCTGAACTTGATCAggttaaaatggaaaaatgttgTAGTTTAGTGGAACAATCTCTGGACCAGAAATATAAGTGGCTGAGGAATCAGAGCATCAGTGCCATTGGTCCATTGGAAATTAGAGTTGTGAAACAAGGAACATTCAACGTGCTCATGGACTTTTATGTTTCCCAAGGAACTTCTTTAAACCAGTACAAGACACCTAAGAACATAAAGTCTGAGAAAGCCATTGTAATTCTGGACTCCAGAGTAGTGGGAAAATTTTACAGCAGAGAAGTGCCTAATCAAGACTCGTAG